TTTCCGAAAATGAAGTATATACATTCATTTTCTAATATTGCTTGACgcggaaaatgttttttttcaagagATTATTCAATTTCGCAACAGATCAGGAAATTTGGTAGTCTTCACTCTTCAGCATCACGCCACACCGAAGCGTAAGGTAAGTCGATAGAATATTATAGCCTAGAAAAATTTCTCGCCAGATTTCCAGTGATGTTgataataaaatgttcacatgtTTTGACGCGGTTGATGGATAAACTGTTTCCAATAATTAGGCTAATATTTTGAGAGCGAGTTAGCAGTCGCCTGGATTTTCTCCTGCTTAGGAATTAATGTTACGGCTAGCGAGCGATCTGTGTTATGAAAAGATGTGTGTCCCAATATGTAACCGAATACTAAATACCTGATCCTTTGTCACATAATCTACTCCGCCTAGTTGAAGGTGAAGCTTTAAATGTATATACGTATTCCGATTCGATCATGAATATTATCAACAATTGAAACACTACGTTTAATTCTATTTGACTTCATTCAACGAAAATGGTCTGTAGATAACTGATGAAGAACAGAAATTTTTTGCCCGTTTATGTAACTCCTTATGCCATTCCCGTTCTATGAATTTCGGCCACATAGCCATATTTGTACGGACCCTGAATTAAAATGTCAATTGAAACCAACCATGTAATAGATGTAAAAAGTGTGCAGGTGGATTGGCTTTCGcggtttttatatattttgtggATTAAGTTGTTTGGTGTGACGCAGCAATTCGATTCCATAACCGCTTGatttatttttcctttttcaGTGCATAAATCCATCCTTTTAGGCTTCAAATTCGTTTGAAGGAGCAAGTGTAATGCGCTGCATGATATGAACAATGTTTCCTCCAAGACTCTGAATagaaaacaaatcaaatatacatttgaacaaaaatattttaactaatAATCTTACGAGTTGATCTATTAAACAAGTTTTTTAAATACGTCCCTTTGATAAGTAAAACTTTATACAGGAAATATGAATTGAatcaatatttgtaaatttcacCTCGAAATGAACTGCTAGAGCTGAAGTTTtcttttgttcaaaaatttcgTGTCAAAATTCCACGAAAacgatttcatattttttttttaaaagctcatACAACTTACAATCACATAAGGTTTAAGGTTTATATAGCTCCCAGGACGTCACTTCCAGTTGAGGAGTTCATAGCAGTACCCGTTTATGTAACTCCTAATGTCATTCCCGTTCTATAAATTTCAGCCACATAGCCATTTGTACGAAccatgaattgaaatatatatcaattgAAACCCAATCCTGAAAAGACGTAACTCTTATAGAACTTAATcgaaaatacacaaaaaaaacaACTGTAATGAGGCAAATATTCATCCTAATCATTGTTTCATTCATAATGATTAAAATGATGCCGACAGAAAATTTTCTTGGTGAACAAATATGGTCGTAAGCAACAAattacaaatataatttaataggacgttattgaaaaaaattcatctGCTAAATCTGAACTTAACGTATTGCTGGTAACTCGTGGTACGTTTAAAGCTTGGTGCTGTAGGAATAATTTAGCAGCAATATCTGATAACGGGTATGCTACCCGGTACTTGGATACACTCTCAGCACCCTATTGCCTATTGAATTAGCCTGAGGGCGTGTATTGGCAAAAACGGCGCACCAGATAACTCCAGGTAActcattttgttcgcctactttacatcaagttgtgcaaagggactgaaacctatggacagatAATGTACACaaggctaacatagacagtccccggctcgtaatagaactaaaatggggaaaatcggaatgaaattatggcctaaccctaacctggtacacatactacgggactACTCAAAAACTGTCTTATCCAAAACGGTTCTCGTAGCGTATAAATTTTCATACCCGGCTGAGACTGAGAATTGGATCAAGAATTGTGTGTTTTTGTTCAATCAGACTCCTACACGAGAAgctgaatatatttcaaacgaTAGGTAGAAGatatctaaaatatgttaaaagaACAATGTTTCGCATCATAAAATTCAATACAAGAAAATacgattattttatttcataaaaacaaaaaacaattgtatgataagaaaaaaaaaattcaacaaaggcctctgaagtaaaaatacaaaataaaatgggTCACGAGCTGAACATTCTACCatgattatataatatatatatatataacaaatatttatctGATTAATGAATTCTTATTTCGGGGACGTAATTATTGTTTAAATCAATTCATCCAATTACTAGATATTGAAAGGAAAGGCCGTCTACTGGTTGGGCCAATAAAAAGCTTCTGTGGCTCTTGCTCTATCTTAGAAGTGTTCAAGAATCCGGTGCAACAGAAGTGCAAAATCAAAAAACCATATTATGTTCAAAGCCTTCTCTTTTTTCTATAACTTtccataaaatttcaaaaaaaattcaagactcATTTTTGAGTAAAATTCTCTTCGCAGTACACAGATAATTTTTTGCAAATTGTCATAATCTTCGGTGCATATTCCCGTATCTTCCGTGCACTGGGTTGCTTTATCAATTTTTTCGACTACAGGCGTCGTTACAGTGTTTACATTCACTTTGGTGTTGTTATCAACTTTCCATGTAATAGATGTAAACAGTGTGCAGGTGTATTGACTTTcacagtttttatttattttgtggaTTAAGTTGTTAGGTGTGACGCAATCCGATGCCATGATCGCTTGATTTATTTTCCCATTTTCAATGcataaatccattttttttgGCTTCAAATTTGTTTGAAGGAACAAGTGTAATGCGCTGCATGATATAAACAAAGTTTCCTCCAAGACTCTGAAtggaaaacaaataaaataaacattttaacaaaaatattttaactaatAATTGTACGAGTTGTCCTACTAAACAAGTTTTTTAAACACGTTCCATTTTATACAGaaaatatgatttgaataaagaaTTGTAAATTTCACCTTGAAATGAACTGCTGGAGCTGAAGTTTtcttttattcaaaaacttCGCGTCAAAATTCCACGGAAACGATTTCATAGGTAGACGTGGTGGGCGGGGTCTGCAATAAAGAAAAAGAGAAATATGCTATCGATTGAGTTTCTACGGGACTACTTTTTCTAATTCTCCTATGCTTTAGTGCTGATGGATCCGTAAGCTTATAATGCAAGCAAGCTGTACCAAGAGTGAAGATAAATATCCTaagtaattcaagagtcttgctgcactccaacacaaatatatttcagtaatGTTTCATCTGACCAtgatcagacttcctcagacaaacaTTTATTAAACTACCAATGGTAGTTAAGTCATGCACATTATGCAACGCGATGTTATAATAAATTCATATCTATTTCTTCTCGTATTTTGAATCCGCTATGGTCACGACGAAAATTCAGTTTTAAAACAAACTAAACTCACGTGCATGGCATTCTGAGCAATCTGTTCCGCAGCCAAACGAACTCTGAATATCTTCTACACACACTTGAATGTTGATGGGTGAAAGAAAGACTGTTAGTCTAAAAATAAaaggatatatattttttaaatgtgtcTACTAATACATATAAAACTGCCTTCGGATCTTTTCAACCACGATAACGCTTAGCAGTAAGTTGATACGTctttttaatattgttaataattcTTACGTCTAGTTCCACTTCATAAACTGTGTGCTTATTCGACGAATCGGCATTTTCAATAATTCTGGGATCCCCAACGTTTACACGAATGTATtcctataaataaaaacatgttaatTTCGTTCAGTTGAAAAGcttacaatatttaaaaattaaaagcaGCAGAATGACATTTGATCTCTTTATAGTTTATCGCGGCAGCATACTATGTTAAATATAAAAGCAAAAGGTTAGATGATGTCGTCAGTAGTCCAAcaattttataatagaattttcgTCAATCGTATGGTTGAATAAACTTCTTTTTCGCAACAAATAGCAAGTTACAACCGGCATGATAAACTGCACAAGTGTCCAGCTGGCACATTGGCTTTAAATGCAGAAAGTTTAAACATAAAGGCGATGgatcgaaataaaatctatcTATCATAAAAAAAGGTTTTTACTTTGAATTCTTTTTGTTGTATTCCCATATTGAAGATTTTCCGACGACAAATAATATATTCCAGTCAGTGTCTTTGCAACCTTGCCGTTACGTTGATTTTATTACAGTGATGAAGGTCACTATGATAAACTATTAACAAAGAAACACAATTTTATTACTAAATTAAAGTCTATATTTGTGTTTGGATTATTGAGCAGACTATTTAAACTAATAGATCAAACATAGGtcaattacaataaaacatcTTCGTGATTATGCGGAAAGAACAAACACTGGATAAATCCATTACGCTCATTTCGGAACCTTTGACAGCTTCGTTTACAGAACCATGTGTAAAATTTACCAAACTTTTCATAAATCAACCATAAACATTACACTTCTATCAAGTATATATACGTACAAGTTCATTTCAacttcataatcagcataatagagtaatagacgataaaataattgataaaaataaaataaatagaacAAATTATAGAATCGAGAGATCAGACTTAACTTAAATTTTTGTCCAATCAACGATGATATACAGCTACTTTTGTTTCTGGCCCCTAACTAACGCTTGCGCATGGGAAAGAATTATCAGGCCAGTCATATATGCggtatattatgtatttttaaatagCGACTGAGAACTCCAAGTGCATTTATCCCTCCCTGCCACCGCCATGTTGTCGGCAAAAGTGAGATATACGAAAAGACAACACAGTCTTATACACTCAGGCAGAGTGACTAAGTCGTCATTAATTTATGTTATCGGTTATGCTTTATCTAGCACGAAAATTAAGGTTGTTCGTTACCCCTTTTTTACACGCATATCGTTTTGTTTTGATAGTTTAGAATGATTTCTGTAACGGTATACAGGTAACACTGATAGTTTGATTACATCGACTTTGATAAACAGCAATGGACTCAGGGTCTAATATAACATTGCCCCAAGCAAGTTCATGTATATAATTTAACAAGTTAAATTAGGTTTAATCTGTCAAACGCTTCCTTGCGAATGTTACTTTATCAAAACGCCTagcatatttcaactttccCAATAATTATATTCCAACAGTGTACCTGCGGCCGTCTGGCACTTTAGGCTAAGGTAATCACCATGGCTGTCTTGTAGTTGTATTACCCAGCGTGATAGCTAAAGACTCGCCAAAACAGTTAGCGTAACTGATGGCATCGGTCTTTTTTCACCCACTACaccaaaatttattaattttcatattCTGCCAGAACTCGAAACCGGACTAAATATTCtgcttttttatttgattgtcTTCTTTATTGATGTTCCAATAACGTACGAAACTGTGAGGCGCTAAATTATGATTACACTAAAAGTCTTATTCTGACTGATGGATTCAAAGTCACATGAAATTACTCTGATCTTTCTCAAATAAACGTTGTATGTTCTACGAGCACGTTGAAATACAAATAGCGCATCTTGCACCCAATTTTCTTTACACCTATATATTGTCAATCCGCTACCgaaatcaatcaatttctaGTTGCTCAAGTGACATTTAGTGTATGTGACACACTTTGGCAAAGGAGTTGCAGCTGAAGTGTTTAaacgtgtttatttttattttgtcaatttccAAGATTGATTGGATGGCTAAACAATCATTTCGCCAATGCAAGCTATTAGCACatctatatatttttcaattgtcgtaatatatattagaatattttacTTGGCGCCATCTTGGGGGTTTTAGTTTCTAACTGGGGACATACTTTAGAAAAACTCGATAATCTTGTGCCATAGACCAGACTCGCTATCAAGTTAACGTTTAAACAATTCCCCGAACTTATCACTATCAAGGCGCCAAAACTTATCTTTAAGACGACAACGCCGTATTAATTGTTCGGCGATACTCATCCCCCGATTTATAGAGGTGCGAAGATTCGGTTTATTAAGGCtctcaaaatcaaaattaatggCACACAACAACTGATCAGTTCAGACCAAACAATAGAAAAAAAGCTTTGTGTCCAGGTGTAAGTCAAGTCGGCTATTCAGCGGACGCAATACCATTCTAAGGTCGTTACGATTTCGAAGTGCATACTGCACTTGAGCTGACCTTCGGTACTGAAGGGAACGACAGAAATGGCGTCTGtttcaaaataatgaataaGAAATGGAGGTCGTCGCCACTTGCGCATGTAGTTGTGCATGAAATTCGTGTGTAAACGGTCGTGCTCAAGTAGCTGATATATCAAGTAGAGTTACAGCTGAATTACATTTCACAGAAGGTCGACGGtgtacattatttttcaaattgtgcCAATTTGAGATACTTGATGATAACGCCTATATGAACTCCTCActcaattgtttttgttttaatgtTAACTATATAGATGACTGATCTATGTATGTTTTCGTTGGCTTTACTTAATAAACTAAAGCAGCGTCGTctggaattttttgtatatgTTGGTACTCATATAAGGTATCTAATAGCGCCAGCGTAGTTCTGTACTCCGGAACAGAGCGAAAGAGGCCAATTATATATAGTGAACTATACTCTGCGCCCATTGGCGAGCGCTGAAAAACATACCCACAAGTAAACAAGTAATCTGCGAATCAGGCCCGCGAGTCGGCCATGACGACATTGCGGAGTCTTGCTAAAAGCTTATCCAAAAAGTTTCGACTTTCACGAAGGTTATGGACGAAAGCTGCAGAGATTTAATATTGACGAGTCGTTGAAAATACACCTGGGAAAGGGacatgtttttaaataatagtttGCATTGTTTGAGATGAATATTGCCCGGTTTGATTACGTTATGCATAGGAATATAATTTCCATGCTGTAATCTTGAtcctgaaaaaaataatgatgtcTATCATTTTATGAATTAGTTCAGATAAATTGCATATTATAATAATCAGTAGTTGAGTGATAACGCCACCACCCGATTTTTGTTAAATGTTGTGTTCTTGCCATCCAATCCAATTTGTTTTTACATCTGATAATGGCAACAAGTTATCATTATTTAAACGCCATTGACTTTTGTTATTGTTATCTGACTCTGATACTTGTTATGTTGTAGCCGTGAATAGCTTACGGCTACGGTACGCTTACGTCGAGCTTTGAAAATAGAAAGTAGTTATTGACTAATCTGCCATCTCTGATTGTTAATAGTCTTTTAAAGTTTACGAGGGAAGAGCGAATAAACAACGACTACGTAGTTGATCAAGATAGAATGAAGCCTCGCAATATAACGATACGATGCCAAACAACCAGCCGGATTCTTTATTTGCTAAATACTTGTTGATGCAATTGGTATATTATATGAGAATTAAATGActaatatcaaaatgaaattgatttcaTAATTATGTTTTTTATACTATAAATTTATTCGTTTTATCCGGATGCCAGAATGGATGAAGTGTTATTTGATAATAGCTGGAAAGGCTAAGCTTTGCTCAAAACAGGCGCTAACTAGGATGCCACACTGTGAGTTGACCGCATATCGTTTTTCCAGCATTTCAAAACATGGTGAAATGGTAGGAGGAGAGATGTGGGATTGCTGCGCTCCAAGGAAATATTACATGTTGAATCAAGAATTCTCGTTGGAATCAAGATTCTTGTCCGACTGACAGTCCGAATCGGATGGGTGTAACTAATTAATTCGATACAGTGAGAGAAATCGATTTTACGGGCGAAgtgtatattaaaatattcaggCACATAGGTACGGAGACCAATAACGTTGATGAACGCacattaattttattatataggCCTACTACGTATTAATTAACTACATAGAAAATATGAAAGTTGTATTTACATAATTTATAAGGATGTCGCTACTCGCTACTTTGGTTTTTCGTGTCTCCCACCCTGGAATGTCATTTTTATGGTCGCATTTCATCTGTAGAAGCCGACACAGCAACATTTTAACTCCGTCATGCCGCCAACAacacgagtcgaaaaaaaatcTATAATGTCGGCGTTTTCCAAATTAGCCAATGTAGTGTGATATGTAAAATACTGCAGTTCGGACCAAATTCTTCGCGATGGCCAAGTCAATACTGCGCGAATGGTTTATAAATCCAAAGGTCAATACAAATATTTGTTTACTTATTTACAACGAGAAATGACGTATGCGACCTGTAGAATGACCATCCCGGGAAATAACTTCCGACGAATCTTTCCGACGTAAACATATAACGAGTCGAGAAATCTGGTAATATAGAATAGATTTATATGTAGACAAACCGCACACCTTTCTAGTCTGCTCATTGATGGTTGGTTTTTATAGAAAGACGTGTCCAGTGACAGGGCAGGATCACGTCTTTTGGAGGCCCTAAGCACTTAAGACTTTTGGTACCCTATATGTGtcttcaaaaaaatgaatacaataAGCTACACGAGATATTATCCATCAAAACGAACAGTAAGAACAGAAACAGCATAATAATAACGAGTAAATTCCAGTCAAGTTATGATTAATTTACATGATTTTTCGGAAATAGTTCTCATATCTACAATTATATATAGAGTTGTTTGAAATTATACTCGAGAAAGAAAAATAAGcaaaagtttattttaactGAACGAATATCGAGCTCTGAGTCGTCTGACCAACTCGAGCTTATTTTGCTTAATGGTTAATCCAGCCCTGGCCAGTGGTTACACCAAACTCGCTACGACAAAGGAGCCCAGTAATCGGTACAGATATCtgcttaatatatatattctatataactacaaatatatatatattgatcaaTTTGAAGTAAATTAGACCAGTTCTTTCATAGGGAAAAGAATCGTCAGTAAAATGATCCCCAACATACATCCTGCGAacttattttcatatttgaCCATTGTTCATGGGCCAAGGGATTTTTGGATGTTgtaatttgtcaaattttcaaattattaaaaactAAAATCTCCACCCAGAGTTATTTAGTGTTAGTGTTTCCACAGGGTCACATGTGTACAAATGCCAGAcgttaaaattgatttttttttgtatagttattatttataataGAAATTCGTTTGTGAAGAAATTATACTGTCATTTATGAAAAACCTCGAAGGGATTTTTTCGTTTTCGGTATtcttatatttcatatttgcaatGTATGTTTGACTCGCAATTGTTATTGGTTTAACATGTACAacgactagggctgggcattttcgaatacctcgtgatttcagaatcgaatcgaataattttttcgaatcgaatctcgaatacttggaaatatataattgtaagcgacttttttttatagtaattggtcctcttaACAAACGAATTACCgaagacatagaatacatcactcagatagattactgagcgttcacacacaataacaaacacgttttatcaataactcactacagaaaatagtcatatgttagaattgcgttgaaaaaatatgacttcaatgaaaaaaaaaattggggaattcacctcgaccattggcgaaaAGAAGAAAACAAggtggcggcgattcgaaatttagctctgaaccgattcgaataattcactattcgattcgatttgaatattcgattcgaaatgcccagccctaacaACGACCAGTAATGCCCGTTTTATCATACACAGTACTCGATGATCATCAATTTCACCGTTAAATTCTCTATCAATTGTTTGGAAGCACAACTTATTTTTCGTTTCATGAGTATTATATGGCTGGAAGCCTTCTATTAAATCCAATATAGCAGTTCATGAAACTTTCCATAATATCCGTAcatatatgacatatatatgcTGTGTATATCAATGACTACGTGTATAAAACAAGTAGATTGAAATCTGAAAAACAAGTATGACTAAAACACTTCATGTATATGCAACCGTAAATCACGTTTTACCTCGATCGTGTCAGAGATTAATTAATATCCCAGACTTGAGCAATTCAAACTTTCTTTCCGGGTTTAAATCATCTGCCGGAAATCAGACTGTCGCCTGCGTTGTGCGTGGACATCGATTTAATTCGCACGTTCTTTGAAGTCATACATTCTCGTGAAATTGTTGCGACTGGGGAGAAAAGGTATGCGGCAGACATTAAGGTGTAAGTTAAGCCGGGGTAAAGCTGCCACGAGATCGACAGTTTCGTCTACTGCTGTTTAAATTTGCAAATGATGCTACAATAATATCCAGGCACGGGCTTAGTAAATACTTTGAGATTCGATTATGAGATGTAAAATATCAGGTATCAATAAAGGTAAATTATGTTAGTTTTTCATACTAATACAACGGCTTTCCCGCTTCACAGTGAGAGATTCGGCACGTTTAAAATTTAGGAAATTGCTAGAATATCCGATTTATACATTCAGTGTTCATGGTACGTAACACAATGCTAACGACTTTTATGATATTGTCAAACGAAACAATAGGCTGAGTAACGTTGCGTTTTTCAATATCATTTacattatgtattttcattTACAACGATTGGTGTCTGAAGATTTGCTTGTTAGACTTGGCAAGGCACAATTAGATATCAGACTTTCATTTCAGATAGTCATATAACATAAAATCAGTTGTGTTTCAATAAGCCTGTGTAGCCAGACGTGAATATATGTTATCGAGCACATCCGGTTTCTAGTCATATATATGGCTCACCACCAATGCTCTGTGTCTCATGCAGGGACCACAGAATACACTTTTAAGGAAGTGGTTTTAAGGATACTGAACGTACTAACGTAACCCCAAAATAAACATCAGCCTTGTTTCAACCTCTCGAACAGCTTCTATAAACAAGGTCGGTATATTTGAAGGTTAGATTCAATTAAACACAGGTCGAGTGTACACCTGCACACAAGATTCATACAGTGTAGCAATATTGCAATAGGTAGATCATAGATTTTGGTATAGGTTTATTTTAGGTTGGGAGATTTAGAATGCCAAGTTCAGATTTTGATACTTTTAGGGTTTATAGAAAGATATTTAGGTAAAAGCGCATATCCACCTGGGTATGGATATAATgaccaaaatttaaatttataagtttctatttatgaattttagtttcaaaattatttgaattctgGATTTTCTAAGATATTGCATCTCTCACATATTCTCTTGTCAAGGAATATGGGGACTGTAATCTTAATATATACTAAGGATCTGCAAACAAATGTTATCAATAAAGTTTGCCCACGAGGAATATTTGTTTAAACGGACGTAATAAATAAAGGGTTTATTTGTATTATAAGTTTATACTCGTCCTTAACCAAAGACAGATATGATTTAAATTCAGCAGGTTTATTAGGTCAATTCCATACGGTCGTGTAGATCGGATTAAGTATGTCGGAATCCGAGAATGATTGGCTGAATAATCTTATTCGGAAATCTGCTGAAGTACGAGAAAACGCTCACTGTCCATACAGTAAGTTTCGAGTGGGTGCCGCTCTGTTGAGTGACGATGGCACTGTATATACAGGATGCAACGTAGAAAACGCTTGCTACCCAGTTGGAGTATGTGCAGAACGAACAGCCATATGTAAGGCTGTTTCCGAAGgacataaaaaatttaaagcCATAGCTGTAATAACGTGAGTAATCTTATTAGATTAAAATACTTCTGCCTGTATTCGAAAACTGTTTTCTGTCCTGTGAATTCTTTGCTCGTGTCAGTCCGCCACTTCTCGCATTCCATCTTGTATGGTGCGTCTGGCCCTAACTACTCACAAATATTGATTAATCTATTCACTAATCTAGCAAATACAATGACCAACAACAATGATATATACATGTCCATAAAATATAAGCTCCGTTTTCAGAGATCGCGAAGAAACAGTGACACCCTGCGGCTTATGTAGACAATCGTTGAGGGAGGTGAGTAGTATTAGAATAAAATGGTTTTGTTTAATGAAATAAGAACGAATGCAACGGAGAAAGTTAGCACATGCAAGCTTTTCATTAAAAAACTGAGATGTGTTTGCCGCGGAGctatgatttttttaaatctcgTATACCAATCAAGTCTCTGCATAAGAATTTTGAGTTATTAAAACGAGACCATGATTCTTCACATGATTAAAGGGGTCTTGTGGGTTTATTTCAATACGagataaataattaatataattcagGAGGCGAGCGGATTTGGTTGTGTAATAATCCACTGTGTGATCATCCGAATGTGTGATTTGTGCCAGTTTTATTTCACCCTTATGATTACATACTTTCTTTTCAGTTTCAAATAAAAAGCATATATTGCGCAAAGGCAACACCGGTGAATGGAAAATACGAATATCGCCTATTTACATTGGAAGAATTATTACCACATTCTTTTGGCCCAGAGTATTTATTGTAGATTTATTTGTCGTTGTAGCATTTTGTGGGGTAGGATGGCGAACTATTGAGagtgttttatatatattttaacgaCACCGAATTCCCAGTCACCTGGTACGAGGTGTTGAAATACTGTGACATCACACACGATGTTCAATTTTACAACATGGTTTAAAATACACAATTGTAtccgatattttatttttgaaaaattgatgagAAGGTCTTGAAAGGTATGATGAATACCCCGTTTTAAGACTTCCCGACCTTTCACATAACTTTATTATTTCCTTTCTGAGCTTAAGTATATTCTACTATTAGAGTTTAAATATATTGTGCAAGATGATCATTCAACGTCTCTTAGCTGCTATTGAGGGTATTAGTTTAAGTACTGGACCCATAAAGCTATAGCTTAATGTGGTAAACTAAAGCGTATGACGTTCAGGCAAAACAATGACATTTTGATACATATTCTCGGCGGTTGG
The sequence above is a segment of the Styela clava chromosome 7, kaStyClav1.hap1.2, whole genome shotgun sequence genome. Coding sequences within it:
- the LOC120331939 gene encoding cytidine deaminase-like, with the translated sequence MSESENDWLNNLIRKSAEVRENAHCPYSKFRVGAALLSDDGTVYTGCNVENACYPVGVCAERTAICKAVSEGHKKFKAIAVITDREETVTPCGLCRQSLREFQIKSIYCAKATPVNGKYEYRLFTLEELLPHSFGPEYLL
- the LOC120331955 gene encoding sorting nexin-10B-like gives rise to the protein MGIQQKEFKEYIRVNVGDPRIIENADSSNKHTVYEVELDTNSLSFTHQHSSVCRRYSEFVWLRNRLLRMPCTPRPPRLPMKSFPWNFDAKFLNKRKLQLQQFISRVLEETLFISCSALHLFLQTNLKPKKMDLCIENGKINQAIMASDCVTPNNLIHKINKNCESQYTCTLFTSITWKVDNNTKVNVNTVTTPVVEKIDKATQCTEDTGICTEDYDNLQKIICVLRREFYSKMSLEFFLKFYGKL